From one Humulus lupulus chromosome 8, drHumLupu1.1, whole genome shotgun sequence genomic stretch:
- the LOC133797898 gene encoding stemmadenine O-acetyltransferase-like has protein sequence MELSIASREIIKPSSQSLHLKPYNLCLFDQLIPNTFLSVILFYPMHDPKVVDLSETLTQLKKSLSETLTLYYPLSGRTKNNLCVEDFFTGVAFVEARVKCQMSEFFQGENELQNQLVPFQPFCQEKTDVPPIAFQLNVFSCGGIALGISLGHKNNDIAMLSNFLKSWTAFSTGSPEKLIKPDLSSPAILFPPKTNHFLNKYTSLMDRLWFSEGDYVTKRFVFRAKSIETLKERAKSERVPIPSRNLAISCLIWKHAMAASWVASGSHKPSIAGQAVNMRPRMKSGHHGDDSLDGALANFFWWAMASFDPNDYNVEISSSTDVELSELVVQMKESITTGFFDEHYISQLMTTSNKEGLITDVESQLELMCSLELENPDIFVFTNWKDFFKDIDFGFGKPLSVGTIGKVGPAFRNLVILVDADQWGKGSVDAFITLKAKEMALLESDENFTFYL, from the coding sequence ATGGAGCTCAGTATTGCCTCAAGAGAAATAATTAAGCCATCCTCGCAATCTCTCCATCTGAAACCTTACAATCTCTGCCTTTTTGATCAGCTCATCCCTAATACTTTTCTCTCTGTCATTCTCTTTTACCCAATGCATGATCCCAAAGTAGTTGATCTCTCCGAAACCTTAACCCAATTGAAGAAATCCTTGTCTGAGACACTCACCTTGTACTATCCACTTTCTGGGAGAACAAAAAATAATCTATGCGTAGAAGATTTCTTCACTGGTGTTGCTTTCGTAGAAGCCAGAGTCAAATGTCAAATGTCCGAGTTCTTCCAAGGAGAAAACGAGTTGCAGAACCAACTAGTCCCTTTTCAACCCTTTTGCCAGGAAAAAACGGATGTTCCCCCAATCGCCTTCCAACTGAACGTGTTCTCTTGTGGTGGAATTGCGCTCGGCATTTCCTTGGGCCACAAGAATAATGACATTGCAATGCTAAGCAATTTTCTCAAATCTTGGACAGCTTTCTCTACTGGTTCTCCTGAGAAACTAATAAAGCCTGATCTTTCTTCTCCGGCCATTCTCTTTCCTCCCAAAACAAATCATTTTCTCAACAAGTACACATCCTTGATGGATCGGTTATGGTTCAGCGAAGGAGATTATGTCACAAAGAGGTTTGTTTTTCGTGCCAAGTCCATAGAAACTTTGAAAGAAAGAGCCAAAAGTGAACGCGTTCCAATCCCATCTCGCAACTTGGCCATTTCGTGTTTGATATGGAAACACGCAATGGCAGCTTCCTGGGTGGCATCTGGATCCCATAAGCCATCCATAGCCGGCCAAGCAGTGAACATGCGACCGCGAATGAAGTCCGGTCACCATGGAGATGATTCTCTGGATGGAGCTTTAGCCAACTTCTTCTGGTGGGCAATGGCATCTTTTGATCCTAACGATTATAATGTTGAGATCAGTAGCAGCACTGATGTGGAGTTAAGCGAATTGGTTGTACAGATGAAGGAATCAATAACGACTGGATTTTTCGATGAACATTATATTTCTCAACTGATGACTACCAGTAATAAAGAGGGGTTGATCACTGATGTTGAGAGCCAGCTAGAGCTTATGTGTTCCTTGGAGTTAGAAAATCCTGACATATTTGTGTTCACAAATTGGAAAGATTTTTTCAAGGacattgattttgggtttgggaagCCATTGAGCGTAGGAACCATAGGAAAGGTTGGCCCTGCTTTTAGGAATTTGGTCATATTGGTTGATGCTGATCAATGGGGTAAAGGTTCAGTAGATGCATTTATTACCCTAAAAGCCAAAGAAATGGCTCTCCTGGAGAGTGATGAAAACTTTACTTTTTACCTCTAA